A region of the Candidatus Hydrogenedentota bacterium genome:
CCCGGCGGGGCGCACGGCGAGGCTTTCGCGGCCGCCGACGGCGACAGCCACCAGCCCGTCAAACGCGAGATGCCGGTTGGCAAGCCACGCCGCCCCGGAGAAGAGCGCTCCGAGGTAGAACAGGGCGGCGAACATTCTGGCCCATCGAAACATGCGCGGCATCCACGGAACCGGCGGACGGACGGGACACGGGCCTTTCAGCCCGCGGCGGGGGGAACGGGCGTCATCCCGGCGAACAGCCGCCGGAAGAGTCCCGTCACGCGGGCCTCCTGGTTCGGCCCGAACCAGCCCATCTGTCCCAGTTCGTAATTCTGGCTGTAAGGATACTGTCCGCCGGTGTTCCAATGGAAGCGGTCCGGCGGCGGGCCGGGAGGAAAGGGGCGCATGGACCCGACGGTCCCGCCCATGCAGAGCAGGGGCGCGCCGGGTCAGACGGCCGGGACCGCGTCCACCTCCATCTCAAAGAGCAGCTCGTCGCGGCAAATGTCGGTGTTGGCGGAAATGAGGGGCAGCGGGGCGATGCCGCGCGCCGCGAGGACGCGGTCCAGGGCGGGGGCGTCCTCCAGGCGCTTGAAATAGCCGATGCCGCGGCAGACGTCCTTCCAGTCCATCCCGCGGGAGGCGAGGATGGCGTGGACCACGTCGAGGGTGAGCCCCACCTGCCGGTCCATGTCCCCGATGAAGACGCTGTTGCCCGCGGGGTCTATGCTTGCCGTGCCGGAGACGGTAAGGAGGCGCCCGCCCCCCGCGGCAATCTCGACAGCCCGGCTGAAGGAGCTGCCGTAGTTCGGCGCGGGGCACTGGAGGGGCGACGGCACCAGGGCCACCTTCGCCCCGCGGACGGCAAGCACCCCGGCGGTGAGCGCGGCGCCGGCGGCGTTGGCCCCGCCGATGCCCGTGCTCGCGGGAACCAGCCGGTCAAAGACGCCATGGTCCCAGAAGAAGGCGGTGCGGACCTCGTTGAACTCGCGGTACCACTCCAGCATGGCATGGTTGTAGAACCAGGTGCGGGCGACATCCTCGAAGCCCAGCCCGGCGGCCTCCAGCCCGCGCTCCATGAGGGTGAACACGGCGCGGGTCTGGTCGCGGCGGGACAGGGAAAGGTCGCGGGGGACCAGCCCTCCCAGACGGCACCAGCGTACGCCGCCCCGGGTGAACACAGTGCCGACCACGGCGCCGTCCACCGTCACGGGGGCGGGGCGGACGCCGCTCACGGCCCAAACCTGCATTCCGCGCAGGGGCACTGCGGCGGAGCAGCCCTCGGTCACCCAGGTGACGGGCCAGGCGATGGTCCCGAAAGCCTTCTTGATGTCCGCCAGCGCCACGCCGGGCACGCCGAAAATCTCCATGGAGACCACATGGGCACCGAGTTTCCCGAGGCAGGCAGCCACCTCGCGGCCCAGCGCGGCGGGTGTCGTGCCCGGGGCCGGGTTTGCGGTCACGAACCACTCGCCTTCCACCGCGCCGCGGCGCACGGTCAGCGATTTTCCATCCTGCTCCGACGCGGTTTCGGACGCCGGTTTACTGCTATCCTTCATCACTGCTCCCGCCGGTCTTTCCGGCTTCCTGTTTCGGGCGCCGCCGCCGTCCGCAGCGCGCCCCCGGGGGCCGCGCTCCGGCGGCCCGGCAAGCCCGCCCTCCGGTGAAACACCGGACGGGCCGTCAAGTTCACAGGGATCCCACGTAGGCCGCCAGGTCCTTCAGCTCCTCCTCCGACAGGCCCGCCGTGTCCCCGTGCCGGTTGTCCTTGTTGTGGACCGTGAACACCTCCATGAGGGTGGCGGCGCGGCCGTCGTGCATGTAGGGGGCCGTGCGCCAGACCTCCACCAGGGTGGGCGTGTCCACGGGCTTGCCCGCGTCCAGCCCCAGCGTGGTGCCCAGGTCATGGATTTTGAGGTCCGAATAGAGCGGGGCCGGGTGGCAGGCGGCGCAGTGGGCGCGCTCGAACACGGCCTTGCCGCGCTCGGCGGCGGCGCCGAGTTTGCCGTTCTCCAGCAGGGGGCTGGGCACGGGCTTCAACGCCTTCAGGTAGGTGTCAATGGCCACGGAGTCCTCCTCGGGGCGCACGGCGAACTGGATGTGGCGGATGCCCGCGCGCACGGCGGTCTCGGCGGTGTCGCGCACGCCCAGGCCCATGGCCGGGGGCGTCTGGTGGGAAAGCAGCATGCTCTTCGTGTTCTTGGGGTTGCCGATGCCGTCGTTGAGCAGATCCCAGTTCAGCCCGTCCGCGCGCGCGCCCGGGTGGCAGCTGACGCAGCTCTGCCAGTGCTGGAAGCACAGGGCGGCGTCGTGGAAGTTGCGCTCGCCGGTGCGCTCGGGGGTGAGGGGGGCGCTGCCCAGCTCGATGCGGCCGGCGGTCCGGGCCGGGTTGGCGGAGGCCAGCTCCACCACGGCCAGGTCGTCGGTGAAATACTGGGCGGCCCACACCTTCGCGCCGTCGGTCCACAGGCCGCGCGGGCCGTTGCCCGCCAGCTTGATCCGTCGGCGCAGGGTGACGAGGAAGGACAGGTCGTTGGGCACGTCCTCCGGCTTCGCGGAGACCTCGGTGACCCGCTCGCCCGCGGCCACCTTGGCGAGGCGCTCGTGGAGTTTGGCGCGGTCAATCACGCTGATCTCGTGGGTGCCCGCATGGGCCACGAGAATCGAGGCGCCGTCGGGCGTGCAGACGACGCCCCGCGGGTTCGCCGCGCCCATGTCCACGTCGTCCAGCAGGACCGTGTTCACCAGCGCGCCCGCCGCGGTGTCAATGACCGTGAGGGCGTTGGTGTTCATCCAGCCGCGCTCAAGCTGGGTGGTCGGCATCTGGTAGCGCGCGAGGATGTGGGTGACATAGGCAAAGGCGCCGTCGGGGGAGATGCAGACGCCCCGGAGGCCGTTGCTGCCGTTGGGCAGGGCCAGCGTCGCGGTGACGGCGCGGGTGGCGGTGTCAATCACGGACACCGCGGACCCGGCGTAGTCGCCGTTGGACGGCCCGGCGGGCATGAGATTGGCCACGATCAGGCGCGCGCCGTCGGGCGTGACGGCGGCGGCAACGGGATCGCGCGTCACGGGAATCCTCGCGGCGACGGACTTGGCCGCCAGGTCCACAACGGCCACATCGTTGTTGAACCGGCAGCAGACGTAGAGCAGGGCGCCGTCGGGGCTGACCACCGGCGCGACGGGGGTGTGGCCCACGGCGATCTCGGCCTGCACCTTGCCGGAGGCGGCGTCCACGGCGCGCACGACGCCCGCGGGGACCGCGCCGGTCACGTACAGGGTCTTGCCGTCGGGCGACAGGGCGACGCCGCCGGGCGCGTCGGGCAGGTCAATCCGGCGGACGACCGTTCCCTTCTCCGCGTCCACCACGGCCACGGCGTTGGCCGTCGCCTCGGTGACGTAGAGGGTCTTGGCGGCCGCGGCCGCCGCGATGAACTCGGGCGAGCGGAAGCCGCCGTCGGCGGCCGCCGCGGCACCGCACAGCGAGAGGACCCCGATGCCCAAACACGCCGCCGAAACGGCCCAAGTTCCCCGAAAACGCCGCGTCTTGATCATGACCAATCCTTCCCTTGCCGGATTCAGTTCCGGTCGTAGACCTTTGTCTCCCTGTATACAGACTCGCGGTTGCGGATTTCCACCGCGCGCCGCCGTTCATACCGTTGTTCCCGCTCCTGGTCGAGCGGGCAGGCGACGAACCCGTCCATGTCCGCCCGGGGCCGCGCGCGGAGCTGGTCGCGGCCCGCCTTGATGATCTCCACCGCCTCCTTGTACGCCGCGCGGTCCTTCTTTTTCAAGCCCTGCACGCAGGGGCTGAGCCGGGGCCGCTCGAAGGCGATCTGGGGGCCGCGGTCCCGGGAAAAGTTCATCAGTTCCCGGAAGCGCACCCCGGTGAGTTTCGAGAGCCGGTCCACCTGCGCATCGTCCAGAGGACTGCGCCCCGCCAGGTTCTGCGGATAGGCTGAGGCGTATTCGGGATAGTAGGGCGCGTTGATGTCCACCCAGGTCACGATGCGGTCGAACTCCTCCGGGCTGAGCTCCACGCCCTCGTGCCCGTCGAGCAGCACGCGGACGAGTTTGCTGTCGTGGGAGCCCCAGGAGAGGGCGGGCTGCGTCTGCACCGGGCCGGCGCCCACGGCGGCGACGTATTTCTTCCGCCACAGCTCGTTGTAGGAGGCGTTGAACACCAGGTCGCGGTCCCCCGCCAGGGTGAGGACACTCCCGGCGTCCTTCCCGAAGTCGTGGCAGCGCACACAGTGGCGGTCGAAGACCGGCTGCACCTCGCGGGTGTAGCTGAAGGTGCGCGCGGGGCCGTGCCACCCGGTCAGGGTGTCCGGCGGGCGGTGCAGGGCGCGCGGCTGGGCGGACAGCAGGGACGGCGCCGAACCGAGCCGGTGCTCGTGGCAGCCCACGCAGCCCTGGGTCTCCCCGGGCTGGATGACCGTGCCGCTGCGCATGGACTGCACCATCATCCCCCGCCCGTCAAGCAGCTGAAAGTAAATGAAGGTGTCGGACGGCGCGGAGAAGTAGGCGGAGCCGTCCTCCTCCACGGGCACGGTGCCGAGGATGGTCTTGTTGTTGAAGTCGTGCCAGGCCATGGCGGGCGCGGCCTGCCCCTGCCCCTCCCACGGGGGGGCGGTCCAGTGGCGCTTTTCCGGGGAGGCCACCACGCGCAGCCACTTGACCGTCCCGCGCGCCACGCCCTCCATGTGG
Encoded here:
- a CDS encoding translation initiation inhibitor, whose product is MKDSSKPASETASEQDGKSLTVRRGAVEGEWFVTANPAPGTTPAALGREVAACLGKLGAHVVSMEIFGVPGVALADIKKAFGTIAWPVTWVTEGCSAAVPLRGMQVWAVSGVRPAPVTVDGAVVGTVFTRGGVRWCRLGGLVPRDLSLSRRDQTRAVFTLMERGLEAAGLGFEDVARTWFYNHAMLEWYREFNEVRTAFFWDHGVFDRLVPASTGIGGANAAGAALTAGVLAVRGAKVALVPSPLQCPAPNYGSSFSRAVEIAAGGGRLLTVSGTASIDPAGNSVFIGDMDRQVGLTLDVVHAILASRGMDWKDVCRGIGYFKRLEDAPALDRVLAARGIAPLPLISANTDICRDELLFEMEVDAVPAV
- a CDS encoding c-type cytochrome, with translation MIKTRRFRGTWAVSAACLGIGVLSLCGAAAAADGGFRSPEFIAAAAAAKTLYVTEATANAVAVVDAEKGTVVRRIDLPDAPGGVALSPDGKTLYVTGAVPAGVVRAVDAASGKVQAEIAVGHTPVAPVVSPDGALLYVCCRFNNDVAVVDLAAKSVAARIPVTRDPVAAAVTPDGARLIVANLMPAGPSNGDYAGSAVSVIDTATRAVTATLALPNGSNGLRGVCISPDGAFAYVTHILARYQMPTTQLERGWMNTNALTVIDTAAGALVNTVLLDDVDMGAANPRGVVCTPDGASILVAHAGTHEISVIDRAKLHERLAKVAAGERVTEVSAKPEDVPNDLSFLVTLRRRIKLAGNGPRGLWTDGAKVWAAQYFTDDLAVVELASANPARTAGRIELGSAPLTPERTGERNFHDAALCFQHWQSCVSCHPGARADGLNWDLLNDGIGNPKNTKSMLLSHQTPPAMGLGVRDTAETAVRAGIRHIQFAVRPEEDSVAIDTYLKALKPVPSPLLENGKLGAAAERGKAVFERAHCAACHPAPLYSDLKIHDLGTTLGLDAGKPVDTPTLVEVWRTAPYMHDGRAATLMEVFTVHNKDNRHGDTAGLSEEELKDLAAYVGSL